In candidate division KSB1 bacterium, the DNA window TCGTTCTATCCGTGCGCCTCCGATTGGAGAAGGGCGAGCGAAAGCGCCTGCGCCAGGTGGTCGAGGATGTTCTTCGGCGGCGAAGCGAGAAACAGCCTCTCGAGTATCCTTCGTGCGGAAGCGTATTCAAGCGCCCCGAAGGCGATTACGCGGGCCGGCTGATCGAGGCGTGCGGGCTCAAGGGGTTGCAGCGCGGTGGGGCCAGGGTCTCGGAAAAGCACGCCAATTTCATCGTGAACACCGGAGGCGCCACGGCCTCGGATGTGCTGTGGCTGATCCGGGAGGTACGGCGTCGCGTGTTCGAACGATTCGGGGTCCTTCTGGAGCCAGAAGTGCGACTGGTGGGCTTCGAGGAGCCGCTGGAAGAGCTCCTCTCGCTGGAGAAGGAGGTACAGGCATGATGCCGGGGCGTACTCGGATGGCAGGGAACGCCGGATCTCTTATGGGACAGCGCCGAAGCTGGTCAGCGACCGGACCGTCCGGTGTGAGTCGTCTGGATCAATGGGGTCGAAGGCTTTTCCTCGGCTCGTTCTGCCTGACGGCAGCTTTACACCTGTACCTGGCCATCGGGGACTGGTCCTCGGGACCCGCCTACGCCTCGGACGGCGCGGCTTCTCCCGAACCGAAAGATGGAGAGCGAGGATTGGAACTGACCACAAGCGTGGAGAAGCCCGTAGCGCTGTTGGTTGGTCGCGTGATCCTTGCGGTGGACGCTAAAGGTAGGGCGGCTCCCCTGGAGGCGGTCAAAGGGCCGCAGGATCTGCCGGTGATCACGGGTGTCGGACTTCAGGACGGCGAGGCGCTTGCGCCTGCCCTCGAGGCGCTCGAGCGTTTGCGCAAATCCAGCTTTGCTCTGTACGGAAGACTTTCCGAACTTCACTGCACCCAGGACGGAGAATGGATCGCTTATCTGGTGGATCATTCTCTCCCGGTGGCCCTCGGTTCAGGCCCCTTAATGGAGAAGCTGGAGCTTCTGGCAAAGACTTTACCTGTTCTCGAGAAAGAGGAGGATCTGAGCCGGGTAACCGATCTGGACCTGCGTTTTGATTCGCAAATCGTGGTTCGCTACGCCCATGGGCGCTCATCGTGAGCGGTGGGGCTGGGGCGTGGGAAAGAGCGGGGCAATAGCATGGAGGCTAGGCGATGCCCAATTACATTACCGGCCTCGACATCGGGACGACCAAGATCGGGGTCGTGATCGGCGAGGTCGATGACGAGGAAGAATTGCGGATTGTAGCCGTCGCCAGTGCGCCCTCGGAGGGGCTGCGGCGGGGGGTTGTGGTGAACCTGGAGAAGACGGTGCAATCCATCATCCGCGCGGTCAGCGAAGCCGAACAGATGGCCGGGGTCACCGTCGACTCGGTCTACGCGGGCATTGCCGGCGACCATATCCGGAGCATCAATGGCCGGGGGGTAGTGGCCGTAGCCGGGCCAAATAACGAG includes these proteins:
- a CDS encoding cell division protein FtsQ, which encodes MMPGRTRMAGNAGSLMGQRRSWSATGPSGVSRLDQWGRRLFLGSFCLTAALHLYLAIGDWSSGPAYASDGAASPEPKDGERGLELTTSVEKPVALLVGRVILAVDAKGRAAPLEAVKGPQDLPVITGVGLQDGEALAPALEALERLRKSSFALYGRLSELHCTQDGEWIAYLVDHSLPVALGSGPLMEKLELLAKTLPVLEKEEDLSRVTDLDLRFDSQIVVRYAHGRSS